A single region of the Massilia sp. erpn genome encodes:
- a CDS encoding flagellar protein FliT, translated as MTSSEVLSMYENIAGLTNKMVVAAQASDWNGLDRLENQCAAASVATISGVPALAGAARQRKIELLKQILANDRAIRDVTEPWMAQLNG; from the coding sequence ATGACCTCCAGCGAAGTCCTCTCGATGTACGAAAATATTGCCGGACTGACCAATAAAATGGTTGTGGCCGCGCAAGCGAGCGACTGGAACGGCCTGGACCGCCTGGAAAACCAATGCGCCGCCGCCTCGGTCGCCACCATCAGCGGCGTACCCGCCCTGGCCGGCGCCGCCCGCCAGCGCAAAATCGAGCTACTCAAGCAAATCCTCGCCAACGACCGCGCCATCCGCGACGTCACCGAACCCTGGATGGCCCAGCTCAACGGCTAA